A genomic region of Catalinimonas niigatensis contains the following coding sequences:
- a CDS encoding CheR family methyltransferase, with translation MSVMTTVTDEELISLTHAILRRYGIDFTCYESTSLKRRIVRALNVLKLDSTHQLWIRLLKDRDFIYPFIDEVAVGLTSMFRDPILWQTLRREALQAIPAKDQLNIWHAGCSTGEEVYSMGIVLQETGIISKAKAVASDMSEAAIKIAQEGAYHPLKIAEYEKNYATYNPTGIFKRYYSVQTQGGKMQAELIRHVDFRFHNLITDPIKEQYDIIFCRNVMIYFDQAAKIKLLDQFYQHLNPGGLFIIGFYDALVPMISKSRYKYLNLDAKIFQKI, from the coding sequence ATGTCCGTTATGACTACCGTTACTGATGAGGAATTAATTTCACTTACTCATGCTATTTTGCGTCGCTACGGCATAGACTTTACCTGTTATGAGTCTACCTCCCTTAAACGACGCATCGTGAGAGCTCTCAATGTGCTTAAACTGGATTCTACCCATCAACTTTGGATAAGGTTACTCAAAGACCGTGACTTTATTTACCCCTTTATAGATGAGGTAGCAGTAGGTCTGACTTCTATGTTTCGTGATCCTATCCTATGGCAAACCCTTAGGAGAGAAGCTCTGCAAGCCATTCCTGCTAAAGATCAACTGAATATTTGGCATGCAGGCTGCTCTACAGGAGAAGAGGTATATAGCATGGGCATCGTACTACAGGAAACAGGTATAATTTCTAAAGCCAAGGCAGTGGCTTCAGATATGAGTGAAGCCGCAATTAAGATAGCTCAGGAAGGAGCATACCATCCTCTCAAAATTGCTGAGTACGAAAAGAACTATGCCACTTACAATCCCACAGGCATTTTCAAACGCTACTATAGTGTACAGACCCAAGGAGGTAAAATGCAGGCTGAGCTAATCAGGCACGTAGACTTCCGTTTTCATAACCTGATTACTGACCCGATAAAAGAACAATACGATATTATCTTCTGTCGTAATGTGATGATCTATTTTGATCAGGCAGCTAAAATCAAACTTCTGGATCAGTTTTATCAGCATTTAAACCCAGGGGGCTTATTTATCATAGGCTTTTATGATGCGCTTGTTCCGATGATCAGCAAATCCAGATATAAGTATCTAAACCTGGATGCTAAAATCTTTCAGAAGATATAA